One Camarhynchus parvulus chromosome 26, STF_HiC, whole genome shotgun sequence genomic window carries:
- the OARD1 gene encoding ADP-ribose glycohydrolase OARD1 isoform X1, producing the protein MWAALGRLGVAQAVGPARLIAVRPAAGGAFSIPHVTMATHFSKDQERSPVCSLRRCCCPALQIRCVKGDLFSCPGTDALAHCISEDCRMGAGIAVLFKKKFGGVQELLDQKKKTGEVAVLQRDDRYIYYLITKQKVSHKPTYESMQKSLEAMKAHCLNNGVTDISMPRIGCGLDGLQWEKVSAILEEVFENTDIKITVYSL; encoded by the exons ATGTGGGCGGCGCTGGGCAGGCTCGGCGTGGCGCAGGCCGTGGGCCCGGCCCGGTTGATCGCTGTGCGCCCCGCGG CCGGAGGAGCCTTCTCCATACCCCACGTTACCATGGCCACCCACTTCTCCAAGGATCAGGAGAGA AGCCCTGTGTGCTCTCTGAGGAGGTGCTgttgccctgccctgcagatcAGGTGTGTCAAGGGGGACCTGTTCTCGTGCCCGGGCACGGACGCCCTGGCTCACTGCATCAGCGAGGATTGCCGCATGGGCGCCGGCATCGCCGTGCTCTTCAAGAAGAAGTTTGGAGGcgtccaggagctcctggatcAAA AGAAGAAGACGGGGGAGGTGGCGGTTCTGCAGAGGGATGACCGCTACATTTACTACCTG aTTACAAAGCAGAAGGTTTCTCACAAGCCCACCTATGAGAGCATGCAGAAAAGTTTGGAAGCCATGAAAGCTCACTGCCTGAACAACGGAGTCACCGACATCTCCATGCCCAG GATTGGATGTGGACTCGACGGCCTGCAGTGGGAAAAGGTGTCAGCCATCCTTGAGGAGGTGTTTGAGAACACTGACATCAAGATCACAGTGTACAGCCTGTGA
- the OARD1 gene encoding ADP-ribose glycohydrolase OARD1 isoform X3: protein MATHFSKDQERSPVCSLRRCCCPALQIRCVKGDLFSCPGTDALAHCISEDCRMGAGIAVLFKKKFGGVQELLDQKKKTGEVAVLQRDDRYIYYLITKQKVSHKPTYESMQKSLEAMKAHCLNNGVTDISMPRIGCGLDGLQWEKVSAILEEVFENTDIKITVYSL, encoded by the exons ATGGCCACCCACTTCTCCAAGGATCAGGAGAGA AGCCCTGTGTGCTCTCTGAGGAGGTGCTgttgccctgccctgcagatcAGGTGTGTCAAGGGGGACCTGTTCTCGTGCCCGGGCACGGACGCCCTGGCTCACTGCATCAGCGAGGATTGCCGCATGGGCGCCGGCATCGCCGTGCTCTTCAAGAAGAAGTTTGGAGGcgtccaggagctcctggatcAAA AGAAGAAGACGGGGGAGGTGGCGGTTCTGCAGAGGGATGACCGCTACATTTACTACCTG aTTACAAAGCAGAAGGTTTCTCACAAGCCCACCTATGAGAGCATGCAGAAAAGTTTGGAAGCCATGAAAGCTCACTGCCTGAACAACGGAGTCACCGACATCTCCATGCCCAG GATTGGATGTGGACTCGACGGCCTGCAGTGGGAAAAGGTGTCAGCCATCCTTGAGGAGGTGTTTGAGAACACTGACATCAAGATCACAGTGTACAGCCTGTGA
- the OARD1 gene encoding ADP-ribose glycohydrolase OARD1 isoform X4: protein MATHFSKDQERIRCVKGDLFSCPGTDALAHCISEDCRMGAGIAVLFKKKFGGVQELLDQKKKTGEVAVLQRDDRYIYYLITKQKVSHKPTYESMQKSLEAMKAHCLNNGVTDISMPRIGCGLDGLQWEKVSAILEEVFENTDIKITVYSL from the exons ATGGCCACCCACTTCTCCAAGGATCAGGAGAGA atcAGGTGTGTCAAGGGGGACCTGTTCTCGTGCCCGGGCACGGACGCCCTGGCTCACTGCATCAGCGAGGATTGCCGCATGGGCGCCGGCATCGCCGTGCTCTTCAAGAAGAAGTTTGGAGGcgtccaggagctcctggatcAAA AGAAGAAGACGGGGGAGGTGGCGGTTCTGCAGAGGGATGACCGCTACATTTACTACCTG aTTACAAAGCAGAAGGTTTCTCACAAGCCCACCTATGAGAGCATGCAGAAAAGTTTGGAAGCCATGAAAGCTCACTGCCTGAACAACGGAGTCACCGACATCTCCATGCCCAG GATTGGATGTGGACTCGACGGCCTGCAGTGGGAAAAGGTGTCAGCCATCCTTGAGGAGGTGTTTGAGAACACTGACATCAAGATCACAGTGTACAGCCTGTGA
- the OARD1 gene encoding ADP-ribose glycohydrolase OARD1 isoform X2, whose amino-acid sequence MWAALGRLGVAQAVGPARLIAVRPAAGGAFSIPHVTMATHFSKDQERIRCVKGDLFSCPGTDALAHCISEDCRMGAGIAVLFKKKFGGVQELLDQKKKTGEVAVLQRDDRYIYYLITKQKVSHKPTYESMQKSLEAMKAHCLNNGVTDISMPRIGCGLDGLQWEKVSAILEEVFENTDIKITVYSL is encoded by the exons ATGTGGGCGGCGCTGGGCAGGCTCGGCGTGGCGCAGGCCGTGGGCCCGGCCCGGTTGATCGCTGTGCGCCCCGCGG CCGGAGGAGCCTTCTCCATACCCCACGTTACCATGGCCACCCACTTCTCCAAGGATCAGGAGAGA atcAGGTGTGTCAAGGGGGACCTGTTCTCGTGCCCGGGCACGGACGCCCTGGCTCACTGCATCAGCGAGGATTGCCGCATGGGCGCCGGCATCGCCGTGCTCTTCAAGAAGAAGTTTGGAGGcgtccaggagctcctggatcAAA AGAAGAAGACGGGGGAGGTGGCGGTTCTGCAGAGGGATGACCGCTACATTTACTACCTG aTTACAAAGCAGAAGGTTTCTCACAAGCCCACCTATGAGAGCATGCAGAAAAGTTTGGAAGCCATGAAAGCTCACTGCCTGAACAACGGAGTCACCGACATCTCCATGCCCAG GATTGGATGTGGACTCGACGGCCTGCAGTGGGAAAAGGTGTCAGCCATCCTTGAGGAGGTGTTTGAGAACACTGACATCAAGATCACAGTGTACAGCCTGTGA